One genomic segment of Balneolaceae bacterium includes these proteins:
- a CDS encoding nucleotidyltransferase family protein has protein sequence MDLNRNILRNRHRLSERQIDDFLEEKSANETPQDRMQRMQQIALLLKIIKLLREHGIEVINLKGPLLSERIYGDPTYRYSRDFDILVEPHEVNKTFNLLHKEGYSFPGFKWPGSKKRQEIALHFLNQIEMVHEKSGVMIEIHWKLFSTRITQQKTLDHLMQENIETVEFGGVELNRFSNEFELFYLIVHGGIHAWFRLKWLVDIREMLNRKTIDWESFHHIISDCNAQRLTGICNAMLREYFPDGTQLPNTSSAPNHLSKIASKQCRRQENDPKASISNTMRLLFYRVQLFPGFYHKLDVSKVLTFYKTDLKYNWLPPYKFVYYLFRPVGYLLRRVGVLK, from the coding sequence TTGGATCTAAATCGCAACATCCTCCGTAACCGCCACCGCCTTTCTGAACGACAGATTGATGATTTTCTGGAAGAAAAATCTGCCAATGAAACTCCGCAAGATCGTATGCAGCGAATGCAGCAAATTGCCTTGTTACTGAAAATTATAAAGCTTTTGAGAGAGCATGGTATTGAGGTTATAAATCTGAAGGGACCTCTTTTGTCAGAACGTATTTACGGCGATCCCACCTACCGCTACTCCCGCGATTTCGATATTCTCGTTGAGCCACATGAAGTAAATAAAACATTTAATTTACTTCATAAAGAAGGCTACTCTTTCCCCGGTTTTAAATGGCCGGGATCCAAAAAAAGACAGGAAATTGCACTCCATTTTTTGAACCAGATTGAGATGGTCCATGAAAAATCCGGGGTGATGATTGAGATCCACTGGAAACTGTTTTCAACAAGAATCACACAACAAAAAACACTCGATCACTTGATGCAGGAAAATATTGAAACTGTTGAGTTTGGGGGAGTGGAATTAAACAGGTTCTCGAATGAATTTGAACTGTTTTACCTGATTGTCCACGGGGGGATCCATGCATGGTTTCGGCTCAAGTGGTTAGTTGATATTCGTGAAATGCTAAACCGAAAAACAATTGATTGGGAATCATTTCATCACATCATATCTGATTGCAATGCTCAAAGATTAACAGGAATCTGCAACGCTATGCTTCGCGAATATTTTCCCGACGGGACTCAACTTCCCAATACTTCTTCCGCTCCAAATCATCTCTCAAAAATTGCTTCTAAACAGTGCCGACGGCAGGAGAACGATCCTAAAGCCTCAATAAGCAATACCATGCGGTTGTTATTTTACAGGGTGCAATTGTTCCCTGGTTTTTACCATAAATTGGATGTATCAAAAGTCCTCACATTTTATAAAACGGATCTAAAGTACAACTGGCTGCCGCCTTACAAATTTGTCTACTACCTGTTTCGCCCGGTTGGGTACCTGTTGAGGAGAGTTGGGGTTTTGAAGTAG
- a CDS encoding protein kinase: protein MQKEQWLEIEKYFHQALELSKGEREVFFRNLKSSNPETASSVKKLLKSHFESEHFLQHPVLDDLISIPNQRIGPWKIIRQIGKGGMSIVYLAERADGRFSREVAVKFLYGLDNNRDMQQRMKTEQSILAQLNHPNICKLLDAGIHQNRPYFIMEYIDGPVIDNWCISKNLSVRERLSLFMQVCDAVSYAHQRLIVHRDIKPSNILVDSSGTVKLLDFGIAKIIGDQEKNRSVTLTGNHVMTPEYASPEQIQNHPITTATDVYALGQLLFLLLTDTLPFDFTKKSTYEISKTISEIDPVKPSQKITETALEESSERTTLGGFTRKQAAKQLRGDLDNIVLKALRKDPQRRYQSAENLKADILNYTENRPITARPESRIYRTKKFVQRYKTSVITALVAAVLLISTTIFAVWQAAEANSQREVAEMHFENIWELANSLIFDLHDAVSTLPGSTPARELIVEQALDYLDQLSDTDNATPDLLLDLARAYQKVGDVQGNPTNNNLGDHQEALLSYNKAIEIANTVLIQDSSNTRAREIMAMIYEKMGDVEGVLGELESAEQSQVASLNLYQSIAEQFPDDPSRQFSYAVSLIKLGDLMGNPNFSNLENPEESHRLYREAETILLPIYNRNPQNTRYIKYLGIVYERMGTMFEYEDRLEEAAWCFEESMKLRTQLVELEPMNTEAVRDKAVAHEKMGHILKQSHKLDEALTQYLESLEMFSWLAEIDPQNSQAQQSVAISYIHLGDLYYHPDDPSFDDPAQSREYFKQSKEILLDLAENDTANTRTDFLIGLVNRRLDAIEN, encoded by the coding sequence ATGCAAAAAGAACAGTGGCTGGAAATTGAAAAGTATTTTCATCAAGCTCTTGAATTATCAAAAGGGGAGAGAGAAGTATTTTTCCGGAATCTGAAAAGTTCCAACCCTGAAACAGCCTCATCCGTTAAAAAGCTGCTGAAATCTCATTTTGAATCAGAACATTTTCTTCAGCACCCCGTCCTCGATGATTTGATATCCATTCCAAACCAGCGGATCGGTCCGTGGAAAATTATCCGGCAGATCGGGAAGGGAGGAATGAGCATTGTATATCTTGCCGAACGAGCAGATGGCCGCTTTTCAAGAGAAGTAGCTGTTAAATTTCTCTATGGCCTTGATAACAATCGTGATATGCAGCAGCGGATGAAAACCGAACAATCAATCCTTGCACAACTGAACCACCCTAATATCTGCAAGCTGCTGGATGCCGGTATTCATCAGAATCGCCCCTACTTTATCATGGAATATATTGACGGCCCGGTTATTGATAACTGGTGTATATCAAAAAACCTGTCTGTGCGGGAACGGCTTTCCCTCTTCATGCAGGTTTGCGATGCCGTAAGTTATGCCCATCAGCGGCTGATCGTTCACAGGGATATCAAACCATCTAATATTTTGGTGGATTCATCCGGCACCGTAAAACTTCTTGATTTTGGCATTGCAAAGATTATTGGCGATCAAGAAAAAAACAGGTCTGTTACCCTAACCGGCAACCATGTGATGACACCGGAGTATGCAAGTCCCGAGCAGATTCAAAATCACCCCATAACCACGGCAACCGATGTTTATGCGCTGGGACAACTCCTGTTTCTCCTTCTTACGGATACACTGCCATTCGATTTTACAAAGAAAAGTACCTACGAGATTTCTAAAACGATCTCTGAAATTGATCCCGTAAAACCCAGCCAAAAGATTACTGAAACAGCGTTGGAAGAATCATCGGAGCGGACAACTCTGGGAGGGTTCACACGAAAACAAGCTGCAAAACAGTTACGGGGTGATCTTGATAATATCGTTTTAAAAGCCTTGCGAAAAGATCCGCAGCGGCGATACCAATCAGCCGAAAATTTAAAAGCCGATATTCTCAATTATACTGAGAACAGGCCGATAACAGCCCGGCCGGAATCCCGTATCTATCGAACGAAAAAATTTGTTCAGCGTTATAAAACTTCCGTTATAACAGCTCTTGTAGCAGCAGTTTTATTGATTAGTACTACGATTTTTGCCGTTTGGCAGGCCGCTGAAGCCAATTCCCAAAGAGAAGTTGCTGAAATGCATTTTGAAAATATTTGGGAGCTTGCTAATTCACTGATATTTGATCTTCATGACGCCGTATCAACCCTCCCGGGTTCTACTCCGGCCCGCGAACTGATTGTTGAACAAGCATTAGATTATCTCGATCAGCTTTCAGACACAGATAACGCAACTCCTGATCTCCTTCTTGATCTTGCCAGAGCATATCAAAAAGTAGGCGACGTTCAGGGAAATCCAACCAATAACAATCTTGGAGATCACCAGGAAGCTCTGCTGAGCTACAATAAGGCCATTGAAATTGCAAATACCGTTTTGATACAGGATTCATCAAACACCCGGGCCCGCGAAATAATGGCGATGATTTACGAAAAAATGGGAGATGTAGAAGGAGTTCTGGGAGAACTTGAGTCCGCAGAGCAGAGCCAGGTCGCATCGTTGAACTTGTACCAATCCATTGCTGAACAATTTCCTGATGATCCCTCAAGGCAGTTTTCATACGCTGTCTCGCTCATCAAATTGGGTGACCTGATGGGAAATCCGAACTTCAGCAATTTAGAAAATCCGGAAGAATCGCACCGTCTTTACCGGGAGGCTGAAACCATTCTGTTACCCATTTACAATCGCAACCCGCAGAATACCCGGTACATAAAATACCTGGGAATTGTTTATGAGCGGATGGGAACTATGTTCGAGTATGAAGATCGATTAGAAGAGGCCGCGTGGTGTTTTGAAGAGTCTATGAAACTGAGAACTCAACTGGTTGAACTTGAACCAATGAATACAGAAGCGGTCCGCGACAAAGCTGTTGCTCACGAAAAGATGGGGCACATCTTAAAACAGTCGCACAAATTGGATGAAGCTTTAACCCAATATTTGGAATCTCTTGAGATGTTTTCCTGGCTTGCAGAGATCGATCCTCAAAACTCGCAGGCACAGCAATCTGTGGCTATCAGTTATATCCATCTTGGAGACCTCTACTACCATCCCGATGATCCCAGTTTTGACGATCCGGCACAGTCGCGTGAGTATTTTAAGCAGTCAAAAGAAATTCTTCTTGATTTAGCTGAAAACGACACAGCAAATACACGAACTGATTTTTTAATTGGACTTGTGAACCGCCGGTTGGATGCAATAGAAAATTGA
- a CDS encoding ECF-type sigma factor, translated as MANRSRELTKILNSFSENSESINEALPLVYDELRVLAQRELRHERKGHTLNTTALVHEAYMKLINHPPKGEWDGRHHFFGIAARAMRQILVNYAKKKNRKKRGGKQTPAEFDEGIYLSTEKAEEIVALDEALGRLEKINERQARVIECRYFAGYNIEETADILEISPATVKRDWTVAKAWLYNQIYPAE; from the coding sequence ATGGCAAACCGAAGCAGAGAGCTGACAAAAATTCTCAACTCATTTTCGGAAAACTCCGAATCTATCAATGAAGCACTGCCGCTGGTGTATGATGAACTGCGAGTTCTGGCACAGCGAGAACTACGCCACGAGCGCAAAGGCCACACGCTAAACACCACCGCCCTCGTACACGAAGCTTACATGAAACTTATAAATCATCCCCCAAAGGGAGAATGGGACGGTCGACATCACTTTTTTGGCATCGCGGCACGGGCCATGCGCCAGATTCTGGTGAACTATGCCAAAAAGAAAAACCGGAAAAAACGGGGCGGTAAGCAAACTCCCGCAGAATTTGATGAAGGGATCTATCTTTCAACAGAAAAAGCGGAGGAGATCGTTGCGCTTGATGAAGCTCTCGGAAGGCTTGAAAAGATTAACGAACGGCAGGCAAGGGTGATAGAGTGCCGGTATTTTGCAGGGTATAATATAGAAGAGACGGCTGACATTCTGGAAATTTCGCCTGCTACTGTAAAAAGAGACTGGACAGTGGCAAAAGCGTGGCTCTATAACCAAATTTATCCAGCAGAATAA